From a single Parambassis ranga chromosome 2, fParRan2.1, whole genome shotgun sequence genomic region:
- the LOC114445680 gene encoding pleckstrin homology domain-containing family A member 5-like isoform X17 — MAADPKPDWLSCLPSSWSYGVTRDGRIFFINEEAKSTTWLHPVTGEAVITGHRKTPDLPTGWEEGYTFEGARCFIK; from the exons ATGGCGGCGGATCCTAAGCCGGACTGGCTCTCCTGCCTTCCCTCTTCTTGGAGTTATGGGGTGACTCGGGATGGACGCATATTCTTCATCAA CGAAGAAGCAAAGAGTACAACCTGGTTGCATCCTGTTACTGGAGAAGCTGTGATCACTGGGCACAGAAAAACTCCAG ATTTACCAACAGGATGGGAGGAAGGATACACATTTGAGGGAGCTCGCTGCTTCATCAA
- the LOC114445680 gene encoding pleckstrin homology domain-containing family A member 5-like isoform X16, protein MAADPKPDWLSCLPSSWSYGVTRDGRIFFINEEAKSTTWLHPVTGEAVITGHRKTPDLPTGWEEGYTFEGARCFIKRV, encoded by the exons ATGGCGGCGGATCCTAAGCCGGACTGGCTCTCCTGCCTTCCCTCTTCTTGGAGTTATGGGGTGACTCGGGATGGACGCATATTCTTCATCAA CGAAGAAGCAAAGAGTACAACCTGGTTGCATCCTGTTACTGGAGAAGCTGTGATCACTGGGCACAGAAAAACTCCAG ATTTACCAACAGGATGGGAGGAAGGATACACATTTGAGGGAGCTCGCTGCTTCATCAA GCGAGTGTGA
- the LOC114445680 gene encoding pleckstrin homology domain-containing family A member 5-like isoform X15, translating into MAADPKPDWLSCLPSSWSYGVTRDGRIFFINEEAKSTTWLHPVTGEAVITGHRKTPDLPTGWEEGYTFEGARCFIKSKLCLLD; encoded by the exons ATGGCGGCGGATCCTAAGCCGGACTGGCTCTCCTGCCTTCCCTCTTCTTGGAGTTATGGGGTGACTCGGGATGGACGCATATTCTTCATCAA CGAAGAAGCAAAGAGTACAACCTGGTTGCATCCTGTTACTGGAGAAGCTGTGATCACTGGGCACAGAAAAACTCCAG ATTTACCAACAGGATGGGAGGAAGGATACACATTTGAGGGAGCTCGCTGCTTCATCAA